The Melospiza melodia melodia isolate bMelMel2 chromosome 7, bMelMel2.pri, whole genome shotgun sequence genome has a segment encoding these proteins:
- the CACTIN gene encoding splicing factor Cactin isoform X1, with translation MGSGSRSPGRGGRSERERERDRDKERNRDKERDRDRDRDRDRDREREGRSRSGSHGRRYRSRSKSRSRSRGRRREPSSGSDSDDERQKWKKKKRSRSRERHRKERRKPRSRSRSRSRGRSSGSSPERGRDRAARSRERHRRRDGSRSSVSSVSSPSPPPPRGREEPGQQLSLQERLRLREEKKKQAALMKALETPEEKRARRLAKKEAKERKKREKMGWGEEYMGYTNTDNPFGDNNLLGTFIWSKALEKKGISHLDEKDLKERNKRIQEDNRLELQKVKQLRLEREREKAMREQELEMLQREKEAEHFKTWEEQEDNFHLQQAKLRSKIRIRDGRAKPIDLLAKYISAEDDDLAVEMHEPYTFLNGLTVSDMEDLVEDIQVYMELEQGKNVDFWRDMTIITEDEIAKLRKLEASGKGGPGERRDGVNASVSSDVQSVFKGKTYNQLQALYQGIESKIRAGGPNLDIGYWESLLQQLKAYMARARLRERHQDVLRQKLYKLKQEQGVESEPLFPIIKREPASPSDSPLFSLPCRLDPEESLEAQPGPSSEAEAEQDTEAKGEAEGEAVLMEEDLIQQSLDDYDAGKYSPRLLGPNELPFDAHVLEAEEDTHRLLLLRQQLQVTGDASESTDDIFFRKAKEGMGADEAQFSVEMPLTGKAYLWADKYRPRKPRFFNRVHTGFEWNKYNQTHYDFDNPPPKIVQGYKFNIFYPDLIDKRSTPEYFLEACQDNKDFAILRFHAGPPYEDIAFKIVNREWEYSHRHGFRCQFANGIFQLWFHFKRYRYRR, from the exons ATGGGCTCCGGGTCGCGCAGCCCGGGCCGGGGCGGCCGCTCGGAGCGGGAAAGGGAACGGGACCGGGACAAGGAACGGAACCGGGACAAAGAACGAGATCGGGACAGGGACCGAGACAGAGACCGGGACCGAGAAAGGGAGGGGCGCTCGCGGTCCGGGAGCCACGGGCGCCGATACCGCAGCCGAAGCAAGAGCCGGAGCCGGAGTCGGGGCCGACGCCGGGAGCCGAGCTCGGG CTCGGACTCCGACGATGAGAGACAGaaatggaaaaagaagaaaaggagccGCAGCCGGGAGCGGCACCGTAAGGAGAGGAGGAAGCCGCGCTCACGGTCCCGCTCTCGGTCCCGGGGCCGCTCCTCCGGCTCCAGCCCCGAGCGCGGGCGGGACCGGGCAGCGCGGAGCCGGGAGCGGCACCGCAGGAGAGATGGATCCAGATCCTCCGTGTCCTCCGtcagctccccctccccaccgCCGCCCCGcggccgggaggagccggggcagcAGCTGAGCCTGCAGGAGCGGCTGAGGCTGAGGGAGGAGAAGAAGAAACAGGCGGCTCTGATGAAGGCCCTGGAGACGCCCGAGGAGAAGCGGGCACGGAGGTTGGCCAAGAAGGAGGCCAAGGAGAGAAAGAAGAGGGAGAAGATGGGCTGGGGTGAGGAGTACATGGGCTACACCAACACCGACAATCCCTTCGGGGACAACAACCTGCTGGGCACGTTCATCTGGAGCAAG GCACTGGAAAAGAAAGGGATCAGCCATCTGGACGAGAAGGACCTGAAGGAGAGGAACAAGCGAATCCAGGAGGACAATCGCCTGGAGCTGCAGAAG GTGAAGCAGCTGCGCCTGGAGCGGGAGCGGGAAAAAGCCATGcgggagcaggagctggagatgCTGCAGCGGGAGAAGGAGGCAGAGCACTTCAAAAcctgggaagagcaggaggacaaCTTCCACTTGCAGCAGGCCAAGCTGCG CTCTAAGATCCGGATTCGGGATGGGAGGGCGAAACCCATCGATCTCCTGGCCAAGTACATCAGCGCAGAGGATGATGACCTGGCTGTGGAGATGCACGAGCCCTACACCTTCCTCAATGGCTTGACTGTCTCTGACATGGAGGACCTGGTGGAGGACATCCAG GTGTACATGGAGCTGGAGCAAGGAAAGAACGTGGACTTCTGGAGGGACATGACCATCATCACAGAGGATGAGATAGCCAAGCTCCGCAAGCTGGAGGCCTCTGGGAAAGGAGGACCAG GGGAGCGTCGGGATGGTGTCAACGCCTCGGTCAGCTCTGATGTGCAGTCCGTGTTCAAGGGGAAGACGTACAACCAGCTGCAAGCTCTGTACCAGGGCATCGAGAGCAAGATCCGGGCGGGAGGGCCCAACCTGGACATCGGGTACTGGGAgagcctcctgcagcagctgaaggCTTACATGGCTCGGGCCAG gtTGCGGGAGCGGCACCAGGACGTGCTGCGTCAGAAGCTGTACAAGCTGAAGCAGGAGCAGGGTGTGGAGAGCGAACCGCTCTTCCCCATCATCAAGCGGGAGCCAGCTTCCCCCAGTGACAG TCCTCTCTTCTCCCTTCCATGCAGGCTGGATCCCGAGGAGAGCCtggaggcacagccagggccatcctcagaggcagaggcagagcaggacacagagGCCAAGGGAGAGGCGGAGGGGGAGGCCGTGCTGATGGAGGAGGATCTGATCCAGCAGAGCCTGGATGATTACGATGCGGGCAAgtacagcccccggctgctgggCCCCAACGAGCTGCCCTTCGACGCCCACGTGCTGGAGGCCGAGGAGGACACGCACCGGCTGCTGCTCCTgcgccagcagctccaggtgacaG GTGACGCTTCTGAGAGCACCGACGACATCTTCTTCCGCAAGGCCAAGGAGGGCATGGGCGCGGACGAGGCGCAGTTCAGCGTGGAGATGCCGCTGACGGGCAAGGCCTACCTGTGGGCTGACAAGTACCGGCCCCGCAAGCCGCGCTTCTTCAACCGCGTGCACACGGGCTTCGAGTGGAACAAGTACAACCAGACCCACTACGACTTCGACAACCCTCCCCCCAAGATCGTGCAGGGCTACAAGTTCAACATCTTCTACCCCGACCTCATCGACAAGCGCTCGACGCCCGAGTACTTCCTGGAGGCCTGCCAGGACAACAAGGACTTCGCCATCCTGCGCTTCCATGCGGGGCCGCCCTACGAGGACATCGCCTTCAAGATCGTCAACAGGGAGTGGGAGTACTCCCACCGCCACGGCTTCCGCTGCCAGTTTGCCAACGGCATCTTCCAGCTCTGGTTCCACTTCAAGCGGTACCGGTACCGCCGGTGA
- the CACTIN gene encoding splicing factor Cactin isoform X2, giving the protein MGSGSRSPGRGGRSERERERDRDKERNRDKERDRDRDRDRDRDREREGRSRSGSHGRRYRSRSKSRSRSRGRRREPSSGSDSDDERQKWKKKKRSRSRERHRKERRKPRSRSRSRSRGRSSGSSPERGRDRAARSRERHRRRDGSRSSVSSVSSPSPPPPRGREEPGQQLSLQERLRLREEKKKQAALMKALETPEEKRARRLAKKEAKERKKREKMGWGEEYMGYTNTDNPFGDNNLLGTFIWSKALEKKGISHLDEKDLKERNKRIQEDNRLELQKVKQLRLEREREKAMREQELEMLQREKEAEHFKTWEEQEDNFHLQQAKLRSKIRIRDGRAKPIDLLAKYISAEDDDLAVEMHEPYTFLNGLTVSDMEDLVEDIQVYMELEQGKNVDFWRDMTIITEDEIAKLRKLEASGKGGPGERRDGVNASVSSDVQSVFKGKTYNQLQALYQGIESKIRAGGPNLDIGYWESLLQQLKAYMARARLRERHQDVLRQKLYKLKQEQGVESEPLFPIIKREPASPSDRLDPEESLEAQPGPSSEAEAEQDTEAKGEAEGEAVLMEEDLIQQSLDDYDAGKYSPRLLGPNELPFDAHVLEAEEDTHRLLLLRQQLQVTGDASESTDDIFFRKAKEGMGADEAQFSVEMPLTGKAYLWADKYRPRKPRFFNRVHTGFEWNKYNQTHYDFDNPPPKIVQGYKFNIFYPDLIDKRSTPEYFLEACQDNKDFAILRFHAGPPYEDIAFKIVNREWEYSHRHGFRCQFANGIFQLWFHFKRYRYRR; this is encoded by the exons ATGGGCTCCGGGTCGCGCAGCCCGGGCCGGGGCGGCCGCTCGGAGCGGGAAAGGGAACGGGACCGGGACAAGGAACGGAACCGGGACAAAGAACGAGATCGGGACAGGGACCGAGACAGAGACCGGGACCGAGAAAGGGAGGGGCGCTCGCGGTCCGGGAGCCACGGGCGCCGATACCGCAGCCGAAGCAAGAGCCGGAGCCGGAGTCGGGGCCGACGCCGGGAGCCGAGCTCGGG CTCGGACTCCGACGATGAGAGACAGaaatggaaaaagaagaaaaggagccGCAGCCGGGAGCGGCACCGTAAGGAGAGGAGGAAGCCGCGCTCACGGTCCCGCTCTCGGTCCCGGGGCCGCTCCTCCGGCTCCAGCCCCGAGCGCGGGCGGGACCGGGCAGCGCGGAGCCGGGAGCGGCACCGCAGGAGAGATGGATCCAGATCCTCCGTGTCCTCCGtcagctccccctccccaccgCCGCCCCGcggccgggaggagccggggcagcAGCTGAGCCTGCAGGAGCGGCTGAGGCTGAGGGAGGAGAAGAAGAAACAGGCGGCTCTGATGAAGGCCCTGGAGACGCCCGAGGAGAAGCGGGCACGGAGGTTGGCCAAGAAGGAGGCCAAGGAGAGAAAGAAGAGGGAGAAGATGGGCTGGGGTGAGGAGTACATGGGCTACACCAACACCGACAATCCCTTCGGGGACAACAACCTGCTGGGCACGTTCATCTGGAGCAAG GCACTGGAAAAGAAAGGGATCAGCCATCTGGACGAGAAGGACCTGAAGGAGAGGAACAAGCGAATCCAGGAGGACAATCGCCTGGAGCTGCAGAAG GTGAAGCAGCTGCGCCTGGAGCGGGAGCGGGAAAAAGCCATGcgggagcaggagctggagatgCTGCAGCGGGAGAAGGAGGCAGAGCACTTCAAAAcctgggaagagcaggaggacaaCTTCCACTTGCAGCAGGCCAAGCTGCG CTCTAAGATCCGGATTCGGGATGGGAGGGCGAAACCCATCGATCTCCTGGCCAAGTACATCAGCGCAGAGGATGATGACCTGGCTGTGGAGATGCACGAGCCCTACACCTTCCTCAATGGCTTGACTGTCTCTGACATGGAGGACCTGGTGGAGGACATCCAG GTGTACATGGAGCTGGAGCAAGGAAAGAACGTGGACTTCTGGAGGGACATGACCATCATCACAGAGGATGAGATAGCCAAGCTCCGCAAGCTGGAGGCCTCTGGGAAAGGAGGACCAG GGGAGCGTCGGGATGGTGTCAACGCCTCGGTCAGCTCTGATGTGCAGTCCGTGTTCAAGGGGAAGACGTACAACCAGCTGCAAGCTCTGTACCAGGGCATCGAGAGCAAGATCCGGGCGGGAGGGCCCAACCTGGACATCGGGTACTGGGAgagcctcctgcagcagctgaaggCTTACATGGCTCGGGCCAG gtTGCGGGAGCGGCACCAGGACGTGCTGCGTCAGAAGCTGTACAAGCTGAAGCAGGAGCAGGGTGTGGAGAGCGAACCGCTCTTCCCCATCATCAAGCGGGAGCCAGCTTCCCCCAGTGACAG GCTGGATCCCGAGGAGAGCCtggaggcacagccagggccatcctcagaggcagaggcagagcaggacacagagGCCAAGGGAGAGGCGGAGGGGGAGGCCGTGCTGATGGAGGAGGATCTGATCCAGCAGAGCCTGGATGATTACGATGCGGGCAAgtacagcccccggctgctgggCCCCAACGAGCTGCCCTTCGACGCCCACGTGCTGGAGGCCGAGGAGGACACGCACCGGCTGCTGCTCCTgcgccagcagctccaggtgacaG GTGACGCTTCTGAGAGCACCGACGACATCTTCTTCCGCAAGGCCAAGGAGGGCATGGGCGCGGACGAGGCGCAGTTCAGCGTGGAGATGCCGCTGACGGGCAAGGCCTACCTGTGGGCTGACAAGTACCGGCCCCGCAAGCCGCGCTTCTTCAACCGCGTGCACACGGGCTTCGAGTGGAACAAGTACAACCAGACCCACTACGACTTCGACAACCCTCCCCCCAAGATCGTGCAGGGCTACAAGTTCAACATCTTCTACCCCGACCTCATCGACAAGCGCTCGACGCCCGAGTACTTCCTGGAGGCCTGCCAGGACAACAAGGACTTCGCCATCCTGCGCTTCCATGCGGGGCCGCCCTACGAGGACATCGCCTTCAAGATCGTCAACAGGGAGTGGGAGTACTCCCACCGCCACGGCTTCCGCTGCCAGTTTGCCAACGGCATCTTCCAGCTCTGGTTCCACTTCAAGCGGTACCGGTACCGCCGGTGA
- the TBXA2R gene encoding thromboxane A2 receptor has protein sequence MEPPNSSTAGRAASCFGVFNASDGRASAQNSIASPWFSTAFGLIGLCSNLFALCVLVSSSRKLSSQARSSFLIFLCGLVVTDFMGLLVTASVIIPYHFTKFSWAEVDPGCHLCNFLGFSMVFFGQCPLLLGATMAGERFVGINRPFSRSTSLSKRRAWAIVGLVWGFSCLLGLLPLFGLGRYTLQFPGSWCFLTLLPDTGDVIFCLLFALLGILSVLLSFILNTVSVVTLCRIYHDRESVQRRRDSEVEMMVQLVGIMIIATICWMPLLIFIVQTVLQQLPGQAQVLPTDTQEMLLIYIRMVTWNQILDPWVYILFRRAVLQRVYPRLPPRASLASLSPSLPRKLTAASVLQ, from the exons ATGGAGCCCCCCAACAGCAGCACGGCCGGGCGGGCAGCCTCGTGCTTCGGGGTGTTCAATGCCAGCGATGGCCGTGCCAGCGCACAGAACAGCATCGCCTCGCCCTGGTTCTCCACGGCCTTCGGCCTCATCGGCCTCTGCTCCAACCTCTTTGCCCTCTGCGTCCTGGTCAGCTCCTCCCGCAAGCTCTCCAGCCAGGCTCGCTCctccttcctcatcttcctctgcGGGCTGGTGGTCACAGACTTCATGGGGCTGCTGGTGACAGCCTCGGTCATCATCCCCTACCACTTCACCAAGTTCTCCTGGGCCGAGGTCGACCCTGGCTGCCACCTCTGCAACTTCCTCGGCTTCTCCATGGTCTTCTTCGGGCAGTGcccgctgctgctgggggccaccaTGGCCGGGGAGCGCTTCGTGGGCATCAACCGCCCCTTCTCGCGCTCCACCAGCCTCTCCAAGCGCCGCGCCTGGGCCATCGTGGGGCTGGTGTGGGGCTTCTCCTGCTTGCTGGGACTGCTGCCGCTCTTCGGGCTGGGGCGCTACACGCTGCAGTTCCCCGGCTCCTGGTGCTTCCTCACCCTCCTGCCCGACACTGGCGACGTCATCTTCTGCCTGCTCTTTGCACTGCTGGGCATCCTCTCCGTGCTGCTCTCCTTCATCCTGAACACCGTCAGCGTGGTCACGCTCTGCCGCATCTACCACGACCGCGAGTCGGTGCAGCGGCGCCGGGACAGCGAGGTGGAGATGATGGTGCAGCTCGTGGGCATCATGATCATCGCCACCATCTGCTGGATGCCCCTCCTG ATCTTCATTGTGCAGAcggtcctgcagcagctgcctggccagGCCCAGGTGCTGCCCACGGACACGCAGGAGATGCTGCTGATCTACATCCGCATGGTCACCTGGAACCAGATCCTGGACCCCTGGGTGTACATCCTGTTCCGCCGGGCCGTGCTGCAGCGCGTGTACCCCCGGCTGCCGCCCCGGGCCTCGCTggcctccctcagcccctccctgccccgcaAGCTCACCGCCGCCTCCGTGCTGCAGTAG
- the GIPC3 gene encoding PDZ domain-containing protein GIPC3 — protein sequence MQRAGRHGRQPPEGGPMENGVGQEPATPEPAGPAAPRAPRARPRLVFHTQLAHGSPTGRIEGFTNVKELYAKIAEVFDISPTEILFCTLNTHKVDMQKLLGGQIGLEDFIFAHVRGETKEVEVTKTEDALGLTITDNGAGYAFIKRIKEGSIINRLQTVSVGDSIEAINDHTIVGCRHYEVARMLRELPRAQPFTLRLVQPKKAFDMIGQRTRTGKSPGEGRVASGKETLRLRTQGPAVLEEGPSPSEEEAARRVDDLLESYMGIRDSDLASTMVEAAKGSSSVAQLAQGLDSVLGEFAFPQEFVAEVWAAVCHPKGDKE from the exons ATGCAGCGGGCGGGCAGGCACGGCCGGCAGCCCCCCGAGGGCGGCCCCATGGAGAACGGCGTGGGGCAGGAGCCGGCGACCCCCGAGCCGGCTGGGCCCGCGGCCCCCCGGGCTCCCCGCGCCCGGCCCAGGCTGGTGTTCCACACGCAGCTGGCCCACGGCAGCCCCACGGGCCGCATCGAGGGCTTCACCAACGTCAAGGAGCTCTACGCCAAAATCGCCGAGGTCTTCGACATCTCGCCCACCGAG ATCCTCTTCTGCACGCTCAACACACACAAAGTGGACATGCAGAAGCTGCTGGGGGGACAGATTGGCCTGGAGGATTTCATCTTTGCCCACGTCCGGGGCGAGACCAAGGAGGTGGAGGTGACCAAGACAGAGGATGCGCTTGGCCTCACCATCACAGACAACGGGGCCGGCTACGCCTTCATCAAG AGGATCAAGGAGGGGAGCATCATCAACCGGCTGCAGACAGTGAGTGTGGGGGACAGCATCGAGGCCATCAACGACCACACCATCGTGGGCTGCCGGCACTACGAGGTGGCCCGGATGCTGCGGGAGCTGCCGCGGGCCCAGCCCTTCACCCTCCGCCTGGTCCAGCCGAAAAAGGCCTTCG ACATGATCGGGCAGCGGACACGGACAGGCAAATCCCCGGGCGAAGGCAGAGTGGCCAGCGGGAAGGAAACGCTGCGGCTGCGGACACAGGGCCCGGCCGTGCTGGAGGAGGGG cccagcccctccgaGGAAGAAGCTGCCCGGCGGGTGGATGATCTGCTCGAGAGTTACATGGGCATCCGCGACAGCGACCTGG CCTCGACGATGGTGGAGGCAGCCAAGGGCAGCTCCAGCGTAGCCCAGCTTGCCCAGGGGCTGGACTCGGTGCTGGGCGAGTTCGCCTTCCCCCAGGAGTTCGTGGCCGAGGTGTGGGCAGCTGTCTGCCACCCCAAGGGGGATAAGGAGTAG